Proteins found in one Quercus robur chromosome 2, dhQueRobu3.1, whole genome shotgun sequence genomic segment:
- the LOC126713259 gene encoding uncharacterized protein LOC126713259 yields the protein MPTTIKLTLVPFPNPKTLSPVTLPITSPISRRACSSSRPRILIVKCNNSGQREGSGGNLKDALAGMVDKQVGELLNREENRVLLDGLDKASQRVEMAKKELAEIEKQELEAKQMRDYINQLESQASEVAECQRQILEAGEMVEEAKRSLGLNVDGIEDGDAFLEKESEEIDRNEERVESVKAALISALVGTLAGLPISLTQATSSSELILPLTINFISCALFGVTFRYTIRRDLDNSQLKTGTSAAFGFVKGLAMLGSGPPLELNTGSFLSHAFDGAVYVSENLFLFVFASVGLDYCFKMKLLSPFPIKNSISR from the exons ATGCCCACCACAATCAAGCTCACTTTGGTTCCTTTTCCAAACCCCAAAACTCTTTCCCCAGTAACGCTTCCTATCACATCTCCAATCTCTCGCAGAGCCTGTTCAAGTTCAAGGCCTCGAATCCTAATAGTGAAATGCAACAACTCGGGCCAGAGAGAAGGTAGCGGTGGAAATCTGAAGGATGCACTGGCTGGTATGGTGGACAAGCAAGTAGGGGAGCTGTTGAACAGAGAAGAGAACAGGGTTTTGCTTGATGGGTTGGACAAGGCGTCACAGAGGGTAGAGATGGCCAAGAAAGAGCTAGCAGAGATTGAAAAACAAGAACTTGAAGCGAAGCAGATGAGGGATTACATTAACCAGCTTGAGAGCCAAGCTTCTGAG GTTGCAGAATGTCAAAGGCAAATATTAGAAGCAGGAGAAATGGTTGAAGAAGCAAAGCGCTCACTAGGGCTAAATGTGGATGGAATTGAAGATGGAGATgcttttttggagaaagaaagcGAAGAAATTGACAGAAATGAGGAGAGAGTGGAGTCCGTAAAAGCAGCTTTGATTTCTGCACTTGTTGGCACCCTTGCGGGCCTGCCCATCTCTTTAACCCAAGCAACAAGCAGTTCAGAACTCATACTTCCTCTTACAATTAACTTTATCAGCTGCGCACTGTTTGGAGTAACATTTCGATACACAATAAGAAGGGACTTGGACAATAGCCAGCTTAAGACAGGGACATCTGCAGCTTTTGGATTTGTTAAAG GTCTTGCCATGCTGGGTAGTGGACCACCTTTGGAACTAAATACTGGAAGCTTCTTATCACATGCTTTTGATGGAGCTGTATATGTGTCTGagaatcttttcctttttgtttttgcttctgTTGGTCTAGATTATTGTTTTAAGATGAAGCTACTTAGTCCTTTTCCTatcaaaaattcaatttcaaggtAA
- the LOC126713258 gene encoding uncharacterized protein LOC126713258: protein MLPQTITRGLNQRLFTFHTHFTPLLLPLMATRVSAFSSAGSPNHAPLKRVGTHNGSFHCDEALGCFMIRLTDKFSNAEIVRSRDPQVLEGLDAVLDVGGVYDPSRDRYDHHQKGFDEVFGHGFSTKLSSAGLVYKHFGKEIIAKELQVDEEHPNVHRLFLAIYKSFMEAIDAVDNGINRYDTDKPPRYVNNTQLSSRVGRLNLDWIEPDQSPEKENEAFQRAMALAGSEFLDSVRYHAKSWLPARSIVLECLTARQDIDPSGEIMVLTTFCPWKLHLFELEEEMKTEPTVKYVLYQDDRSKHWRVQAVAVSPDSFESRKPLPSQWRGLRDDELSREAGIPGCVFVHMSGFIGGNQSYEGALAMAKAALKL from the exons ATGCTGCCACAAACCATTACCAGAGGCTTAAACCAGAGACTCTTCACTTTCCACACCCACTTcactcctcttcttcttcctctcatGGCTACTAGGGTTTCCGCTTTCTCTTCCGCCGGTTCTCCCAACCACGCGCCCCTAAAGCGCGTTGGCACTCACAACGGTAGCTTCCACTGCGACGAGGCCCTTGGTTGTTTCATGATTCGCCTCACCGATAAGTTTTCCAACGCCGAAATCGTTCGCTCTCGCGACCCTCAG GTATTGGAGGGCCTTGATGCTGTTCTTGATGTTGGGGGTGTGTATGATCCGAGTCGGGATCGGTATGATCATCACCAGAAGGGGTTTGATGAGGTTTTTGGGCATGGCTTCTCAACGAAGCTCAGTAGTGCCGGTCTTGTTTACAAG cATTTTGGAAAGGAGATAATAGCTAAGGAGCTTCAAGTTGATGAGGAGCATCCAAATGTGCATCGATTATTTTTGGCCATCTACAAGAGCTTCATGGAG GCAATTGATGCTGTTGACAATGGGATAAATCGGTATGATACAGACAAGCCTCCTAGATATGTGAATAATACACAATTGTCTTCAAGAGTTGGAAGATTAAATTTGGATTGGATAGAACCTGATCAATCGCCTGAGAAGGAGAATGAGGCTTTTCAGCGAGCAATGGCTTTGGCTGGCAGTGAGTTTTTAGAT aGTGTTCGGTATCATGCAAAATCCTGGTTACCAGCACGATCAATTGTATTGGAGTGTCTTACAGCGAGACAAGATATTGATCCTAGTGGAGAAATTATGGTTTTGACTACATTCTGTCCT TGGAAGCTTCACTTATTTGAGCTTGAGGAGGAGATGAAGACTGAACCCACCGTCAAATATGTTCTCTATCAG GATGACAGGAGCAAACATTGGAGAGTGCAGGCGGTGGCAGTATCTCCTGATAGTTTCGAGAGCAGAAAGCCTCTCCCTTCTCAATGGCGAGGTCTGAGGGATGATGAACTCTCAAGGGAAGCAGGTATCCCTGGTTGTGTTTTCGTCCATATGAGTGGGTTTATTGGTGGAAATCAAAGTTATGAGGGTGCATTGGCCATGGCAAAGGCTGCTTTGAAGCTTTAA